One window of the Pseudomonas sp. S04 genome contains the following:
- a CDS encoding DEAD/DEAH box helicase, whose protein sequence is MSPSLSKPLAPSWVSRFKEQSLERGRRYALENRVRIVEAGDSTLTASCEGSGGNVYRQTITLRESAKSTLLLVEATCSCPVRVNCKHCAAVLLKVQDTLEYPAAAKDALLLEKLQAVLENRAPAPLPQQVLDNVQPLPRLWLASVEFSAFEPRNGKMQRYIQHRAALSFSYLDEYVSGQKNNDVLIRQEHQTLRIKRQPEVEKLYREQLRILGFKVATRQSKALPESAGELYEMVNDSAWLTFTLNELPKLRSQGWELEIDEDFGFDLTTVDDWYATVDEAPERDWFDLELGIIVNGERLSLLPILLNLMRSHTEILNPERLARRRDDELILVNIPHRPNSEQGPLQVALPFGRLKPVLATLGEFYLQEPSETSLRLSSADATRLNPLEDLPLLWEGGEHIRSFAQRLRDIKDYSAEPPAGLNATLRPYQLEGLSWMQSLRQLEVGGILADDMGLGKTLQTLAHVLTEKNAGRLDRPCMVVMPTSLIPNWLDEAAHFAPQLKVLALYGAARKKHFDHLADYDLILTTYALLPKDVERLAQHPLHILVLDEAQYIKNPTSKAAQAARELTARQRLCLSGTPLENHLGELWSLFHFLLPGWLGDVKSFNRDYRVPIEKRASDVRLQHLNGRIKPFLLRRTKEQVATELPPKTEIIHWVDLNEAQRDVYETMRLAMDKKVRDEITRKGVARSQIIILEALLKLRQVCCDLRLVNDAALPTRGSTSGKLDSLMEMLEELFEEGRKILLFSQFTSMLSLIEQELEKRGIAYALLTGQTRDRRSPVKDFQSGKHQIFLISLKAGGVGLNLTEADTVIHYDPWWNPATENQATDRAYRIGQEKPVFVYKMIARGTVEEKIQHLQKEKSDLAAGVLDGRTTGDWKLQSDDIDALFAPLPDKSKV, encoded by the coding sequence ATGTCCCCGAGCCTGAGCAAACCCCTGGCCCCTTCCTGGGTCAGTCGATTCAAGGAACAGAGCCTGGAGCGCGGCCGTCGCTACGCCCTGGAGAACCGCGTCAGGATCGTCGAAGCCGGCGACAGCACCCTCACCGCCAGTTGCGAAGGCTCTGGCGGCAATGTCTACCGCCAGACCATCACCCTGCGCGAATCAGCCAAAAGCACCTTGCTGCTGGTGGAAGCCACCTGCAGTTGCCCGGTACGGGTCAACTGCAAGCACTGCGCCGCGGTGCTGCTCAAAGTCCAGGACACCCTGGAGTACCCGGCCGCCGCCAAGGACGCCCTGCTCCTGGAAAAACTCCAGGCCGTATTGGAGAACCGCGCGCCCGCGCCGTTGCCACAGCAGGTGCTGGACAATGTGCAACCACTGCCACGCCTGTGGCTGGCCAGCGTCGAGTTCAGCGCCTTCGAGCCACGCAATGGCAAGATGCAGCGCTACATCCAGCACCGCGCGGCACTCTCATTCAGCTACCTGGACGAGTACGTCAGCGGGCAGAAAAACAACGACGTGCTGATCCGCCAGGAACACCAGACCCTGCGCATCAAACGCCAGCCGGAAGTGGAAAAGCTCTACCGCGAGCAGTTGCGTATCCTCGGCTTCAAGGTCGCGACCCGGCAAAGCAAGGCCCTGCCGGAAAGTGCCGGCGAACTCTATGAGATGGTCAATGACAGCGCCTGGCTGACCTTCACCCTCAATGAGCTGCCCAAGCTGCGCAGCCAAGGCTGGGAGCTGGAGATCGACGAGGACTTCGGTTTCGACCTGACCACCGTCGACGACTGGTACGCCACGGTCGATGAGGCGCCGGAGCGCGACTGGTTCGACCTCGAGCTAGGGATCATCGTCAACGGCGAGCGCCTGAGCCTGCTGCCGATCCTGCTGAACCTGATGCGCTCGCATACCGAAATCCTCAACCCGGAACGCCTGGCCCGGCGCCGTGACGACGAGCTGATCCTGGTGAACATTCCCCACCGCCCCAACTCCGAGCAGGGCCCGCTCCAAGTGGCCCTGCCGTTCGGCCGCTTGAAGCCGGTACTGGCGACCCTGGGCGAGTTCTATCTGCAAGAGCCCAGCGAAACCAGCCTGCGCCTGAGCAGCGCCGACGCCACGCGCCTCAATCCACTGGAAGACCTGCCACTGCTATGGGAAGGCGGCGAGCACATCCGCTCCTTCGCCCAGCGCCTGCGAGACATCAAGGACTACAGCGCCGAGCCCCCGGCCGGTCTCAACGCGACGCTGCGCCCCTATCAGTTGGAAGGCCTGAGCTGGATGCAATCGCTGCGGCAACTGGAAGTCGGCGGGATCCTGGCGGACGACATGGGACTGGGCAAGACCCTACAGACTCTGGCCCACGTACTGACCGAGAAAAACGCCGGGCGCCTCGACCGGCCGTGCATGGTGGTGATGCCCACCAGCCTGATTCCCAACTGGCTCGACGAAGCCGCGCACTTCGCGCCCCAGCTCAAGGTCCTGGCACTGTATGGCGCCGCGCGCAAAAAACACTTCGATCACCTGGCCGACTACGACCTGATCCTCACCACTTATGCGCTGCTGCCCAAGGATGTCGAGCGCCTGGCCCAGCACCCCCTGCACATCCTGGTGCTCGACGAAGCGCAATACATCAAGAACCCCACCAGCAAGGCGGCGCAAGCGGCCCGCGAGCTGACTGCCCGGCAGCGCCTGTGCCTCAGTGGTACGCCCCTGGAAAACCACCTGGGCGAACTGTGGTCACTGTTCCACTTCCTGCTGCCCGGTTGGCTGGGGGATGTCAAAAGCTTCAACCGCGACTACCGCGTGCCAATTGAAAAGCGCGCCAGCGACGTCCGCCTGCAGCACCTCAATGGCCGGATCAAACCCTTCCTGCTGCGTCGCACCAAGGAACAGGTGGCCACCGAGCTGCCGCCAAAAACCGAAATCATCCACTGGGTCGACCTCAACGAGGCCCAGCGCGACGTTTATGAAACCATGCGCCTGGCGATGGACAAGAAAGTCCGCGACGAAATCACCCGCAAAGGCGTGGCCCGCAGCCAGATCATCATTCTCGAGGCGCTGCTCAAGTTGCGCCAGGTGTGCTGCGATCTACGCCTGGTCAATGACGCCGCCCTACCCACCCGCGGCAGCACTTCGGGCAAGCTGGACAGCCTGATGGAGATGCTTGAGGAGCTGTTCGAGGAGGGGCGCAAGATCCTGCTGTTTTCCCAGTTCACCTCAATGCTCTCGCTGATCGAGCAGGAGTTGGAAAAACGCGGTATCGCCTACGCGCTGCTGACCGGGCAGACTCGGGATCGGCGCAGCCCGGTGAAGGATTTTCAGAGCGGCAAGCATCAGATCTTCCTGATCAGCCTCAAGGCCGGTGGCGTGGGCCTGAACCTGACGGAAGCCGACACCGTGATTCACTACGACCCATGGTGGAACCCGGCTACCGAAAACCAGGCAACGGATCGCGCGTACCGGATCGGTCAGGAAAAACCCGTGTTCGTCTACAAGATGATCGCCCGTGGCACGGTCGAGGAGAAAATCCAGCATCTGCAAAAGGAAAAATCCGACCTCGCCGCCGGCGTGCTGGATGGCCGCACCACGGGTGACTGGAAGCTGCAGAGCGACGACATTGACGCCCTGTTTGCGCCGCTGCCGGACAAGTCGAAGGTCTAG
- the nagZ gene encoding beta-N-acetylhexosaminidase, whose protein sequence is MTAGLQGSLMVDVAGTWLTAEDRQLLRQPEVGGLIIFARNIEHPRQVRELSASIRAVRPDLLLAVDQEGGRVQRLRQGFVRLPAMRAIADNPNAEYLAEQCGWIMATEVLAVGLDLSFAPVLDLDYQRSAVVGTRSFEGDPERAALLAGAFMRGMNQAGMAATGKHFPGHGWAEADSHVAIPNDERSLEQIRAHDLVPFARLSKQLAAVMPAHVIYPQVDSQPAGFSRRWLQDILRGELQFDGVIFSDDLSMAGAHVVGDAASRIEAALTAGCDMGLVCNDRAAAELALTAAQRLKVKPSARIARMRGQAFASTDYRQDPRWLAALGALRDAQLID, encoded by the coding sequence ATGACTGCTGGCCTGCAAGGCTCGTTGATGGTGGACGTCGCCGGTACCTGGCTGACGGCTGAAGATCGCCAACTGTTGCGTCAGCCCGAGGTGGGTGGCCTGATCATTTTTGCCCGCAATATCGAGCATCCACGCCAGGTGCGCGAGTTGAGCGCGTCGATCCGCGCCGTGCGTCCCGACCTGTTGCTGGCAGTGGATCAGGAGGGTGGTCGGGTGCAGCGTCTGCGCCAGGGTTTTGTCCGGCTACCAGCGATGCGGGCGATTGCCGATAACCCCAACGCCGAGTACCTGGCCGAGCAGTGTGGCTGGATCATGGCTACCGAAGTGCTGGCCGTGGGCCTGGACCTGAGCTTTGCCCCGGTGCTGGACCTGGACTATCAGCGCAGTGCGGTGGTCGGCACGCGCTCCTTCGAGGGTGATCCCGAGCGCGCGGCGTTGCTCGCCGGCGCGTTCATGCGTGGCATGAACCAGGCTGGCATGGCCGCCACCGGCAAGCACTTCCCGGGACATGGCTGGGCCGAGGCGGATTCCCACGTGGCGATCCCTAATGATGAGCGCAGCCTGGAGCAGATCCGCGCCCACGACCTGGTGCCGTTCGCCCGCTTGAGCAAACAGCTGGCGGCGGTGATGCCGGCCCACGTCATTTACCCGCAGGTCGATTCGCAACCCGCAGGTTTCTCGCGGCGCTGGCTGCAAGACATCCTGCGTGGCGAGTTGCAGTTTGATGGGGTGATTTTCAGTGACGACCTGTCAATGGCTGGAGCTCACGTGGTGGGAGATGCCGCCAGTCGCATCGAGGCGGCGCTGACTGCCGGTTGCGACATGGGCCTGGTATGCAATGACCGGGCAGCAGCCGAGCTGGCACTGACCGCGGCGCAACGCTTGAAGGTCAAGCCGTCTGCGCGTATCGCGCGGATGCGCGGCCAGGCGTTCGCCAGCACCGACTATCGCCAGGACCCGCGCTGGTTGGCGGCGTTGGGTGCGCTCAGGGATGCGCAGTTGATCGATTGA
- a CDS encoding TetR/AcrR family transcriptional regulator, with the protein MAQSETVERILDAAEQLFAEKGFAETSLRLITSKAGVNLAAVNYHFGSKKALIQAVFSRFLGPFCTSLDRELERRSAKPDNKPSLEELLEILVEQALVVQPRSGNDLSIFMRLLGLAFSQSQGHLRRYLEDMYGKVFRRYMTLVNEAAPRIPPIELFWRVHFMLGAAAFSMSGIKALRAIAETDFGVNTSIEQVMRLMVPFLAAGMRAETGVTDASMAAAQLRPRSKSVPAAARV; encoded by the coding sequence ATGGCCCAGTCGGAAACCGTAGAACGCATTCTCGATGCTGCCGAGCAGTTGTTCGCGGAAAAAGGTTTTGCCGAAACTTCATTGCGGTTGATCACCAGCAAGGCCGGGGTCAACCTGGCTGCGGTGAACTATCATTTCGGCTCCAAGAAGGCCTTGATCCAGGCAGTCTTCTCGCGTTTTCTCGGGCCGTTCTGCACCAGCCTCGATCGTGAGCTGGAGCGGCGTTCCGCCAAGCCGGACAACAAGCCGAGCCTGGAAGAACTGCTGGAAATCCTCGTCGAACAAGCCCTGGTGGTCCAGCCACGCAGCGGCAATGACCTGTCGATCTTCATGCGCTTGCTCGGCCTGGCCTTCAGCCAGAGCCAGGGGCACTTGCGGCGTTACCTGGAAGATATGTACGGCAAGGTGTTCCGCCGCTACATGACGCTGGTCAACGAAGCCGCCCCGCGTATTCCGCCTATCGAGCTGTTCTGGCGGGTGCACTTCATGCTGGGGGCCGCGGCGTTCAGCATGTCCGGGATCAAGGCCCTGCGTGCGATCGCCGAGACCGATTTCGGCGTCAATACCTCGATCGAACAGGTGATGCGCCTGATGGTGCCGTTCCTGGCCGCAGGTATGCGCGCCGAAACCGGCGTCACCGACGCCAGCATGGCTGCCGCGCAACTGCGCCCACGCAGCAAGTCGGTACCGGCCGCCGCCAGGGTTTAG
- the lexA gene encoding transcriptional repressor LexA: MLKLTPRQAEILAFIKRCLEDNGYPPTRAEIALELGFKSPNAAEEHLKALARKGAIEMTPGASRGIRIPGFEAKADESTLPIIGRVAAGAPILAQQHIEESCNINPAFFHPRADYLLRVHGMSMKDVGILDGDLLAVHTTREARNGQIVVARIGDEVTVKRFKRDGSKVWLMAENPEFAPIEVNLKDQDLVIEGLSVGVIRR, translated from the coding sequence ATGCTAAAACTGACGCCACGCCAAGCTGAGATTCTGGCTTTTATCAAACGTTGCCTCGAAGACAACGGTTATCCGCCAACCCGCGCGGAAATCGCCTTGGAACTCGGCTTCAAATCGCCCAATGCGGCGGAAGAACACCTCAAGGCCCTTGCCCGCAAGGGCGCTATCGAAATGACCCCCGGCGCATCGCGCGGCATTCGTATTCCTGGTTTCGAGGCCAAGGCCGACGAATCCACTCTGCCGATCATTGGCCGGGTCGCCGCCGGTGCACCAATCCTCGCCCAGCAGCACATCGAAGAATCCTGCAACATCAACCCGGCCTTCTTTCATCCGCGCGCCGACTACCTGTTGCGCGTACACGGCATGAGCATGAAGGACGTCGGGATACTCGACGGCGACCTGCTGGCCGTCCACACCACTCGCGAGGCCCGCAACGGCCAGATTGTCGTCGCACGCATTGGCGATGAAGTCACCGTCAAACGCTTCAAGCGTGATGGCAGCAAGGTCTGGCTGATGGCCGAAAACCCCGAGTTCGCCCCGATCGAAGTGAACCTGAAAGATCAGGACCTGGTGATCGAAGGCTTGAGTGTCGGCGTCATTCGCCGATAA
- the sulA gene encoding SOS-induced cell division inhibitor SulA → MQFPHTPQPAQLPLFEAFMAQPLAPILKDVVEAPWSAEPEAFSELSLRGAAGNCLSLLAPILRELSQDQDARWLTLIAPPASLTQAWLRDAGLNRERILLLHPRGTQSAQQLACEALRLGRSHTVVSWLNPLNSSARQQLIGAARIGDAQSLNIRLG, encoded by the coding sequence ATGCAGTTCCCACACACACCACAGCCCGCCCAACTGCCGTTGTTCGAAGCGTTCATGGCCCAGCCACTGGCGCCGATCCTCAAAGACGTGGTCGAGGCGCCCTGGAGCGCCGAACCTGAAGCATTCAGCGAGCTGTCTCTACGTGGTGCGGCCGGGAACTGCCTGAGCCTCCTGGCGCCGATCCTCAGGGAGTTGAGCCAGGACCAGGACGCCCGCTGGCTGACCCTTATCGCCCCTCCAGCCAGCCTGACCCAAGCCTGGCTGCGCGATGCAGGCCTGAACCGCGAGCGCATTCTCCTGCTCCACCCACGCGGCACGCAAAGCGCCCAGCAACTGGCCTGCGAAGCCCTGCGCCTGGGCCGCAGCCACACCGTTGTCAGCTGGCTGAACCCGCTGAACAGCAGCGCGCGGCAACAGTTGATCGGCGCCGCACGTATCGGCGATGCACAAAGTCTGAATATTCGATTGGGCTAA
- a CDS encoding DUF6586 family protein, producing MAFELYTRTNQKIYFAGLSLEALARAEDGRAMNSPALIQAGRESALFHLYGALLGLCHEIAGFYRLPQANAPRAELLLTPEVLETLAIPELAEMVELARNRETWLAKLLAAHTALFQPPRAPHKPKGDVTQPLIVAVSLDEEPEEELSREELESWRQNLKSLALRFREGLNEC from the coding sequence ATGGCCTTTGAGCTCTATACCCGCACCAACCAGAAAATCTACTTCGCCGGCTTGTCGCTAGAGGCCCTGGCCCGAGCGGAAGACGGGCGGGCGATGAATTCCCCGGCGCTGATCCAGGCCGGGCGCGAGTCAGCGCTGTTTCACTTGTACGGCGCGTTGCTGGGGCTGTGCCATGAGATCGCCGGGTTCTACCGCCTGCCGCAGGCCAATGCACCTCGGGCGGAGCTCTTGCTGACCCCTGAGGTGCTCGAGACCCTGGCCATCCCAGAGCTGGCGGAAATGGTCGAGCTGGCCCGCAATCGTGAAACCTGGCTGGCCAAGCTGTTGGCGGCCCACACCGCGCTTTTTCAGCCGCCTCGTGCACCGCACAAGCCCAAGGGCGACGTGACGCAACCGCTGATCGTGGCGGTGAGTCTCGATGAGGAGCCTGAAGAGGAGCTGAGCAGGGAAGAACTGGAAAGCTGGCGCCAGAACCTCAAGAGCCTGGCACTGCGTTTCCGTGAAGGCTTGAACGAGTGCTGA
- the topA gene encoding type I DNA topoisomerase, whose protein sequence is MGKSLVIVESPAKAKTINKYLGNQYVVKSSIGHIRDLPTSGSASASKEPAAKRGKAAAGEVPALSPKEKARKQLVARMGVDPDHGWKAKYEILPGKEKVIEELRRLAKDADTIYLATDLDREGEAIAWHLREAIGGDDSRYKRVVFNEITKKAIQEAFSQPGELDIDRVNAQQARRFLDRVVGYMVSPLLWSKIARGLSAGRVQSVAVKLVVEREREIRAFNPEEYWEVHADLGTAKGANVRFEVARENGEAFKPLNEAQAMAALEKLKSSSYTIAKREDKPTSSKPSAPFITSTLQQAASNRLGFGVKKTMMMAQRLYEAGYITYMRTDSTNLSADAVAMARTYIEGEFGGKYLPETPNVYSSKEGAQEAHEAIRPSDVNTDPSKLSGMERDAERLYELIWRQFVACQMLPAKYLSTTVSVAASGFELRAKGRILKFDGYTRVMPQMAKPGDDDVLPDMAQGDVLKLIKLDPSQHFTKPPARYSEASLVKEMEKRGIGRPSTYAAIISTIQDRGYVALHNRRFYSEKMGDIVTERLSESFSNLMDYGFTAGMEENLDDVAQGERDWKSVLDEFYGDFKKKLEVAESPEHGMRANQPVMTDIPCVTCGRPMQIRTASTGVFLGCSGYSLPPKERCKATVNLVPGDEIAADDEGESESLVLRGKHRCPICSTAMDAYLLDEKRKLHICGNNPDCDGYEIEQGSYRIKGYEGPSLECDKCGSEMQLKTGRFGKFFGCTNATCKNTRKLLKSGDAAPPKMDPVKMPELKCEKVNDTYILRDGASGLFLAASQFPKNRETRAPLVIEIVPHKDEIDPKYHFLCEAPKKDPDGLPAVIRYSRKTKEQYVQTEVEGKPTGWKAFYDGGKWVVEDKRVAK, encoded by the coding sequence ATGGGCAAATCGCTGGTCATTGTGGAATCCCCGGCTAAGGCCAAGACCATCAACAAGTATCTGGGCAACCAATACGTGGTGAAGTCGAGTATCGGCCATATCCGAGACCTGCCCACCAGCGGTTCGGCTAGCGCCAGCAAAGAGCCAGCCGCCAAGCGCGGCAAGGCCGCTGCTGGTGAAGTGCCGGCGCTGTCGCCTAAGGAAAAAGCGCGCAAGCAACTGGTTGCGCGCATGGGTGTCGATCCGGACCACGGCTGGAAAGCCAAGTACGAGATCCTCCCGGGCAAGGAAAAGGTCATCGAAGAACTGCGTCGGCTCGCCAAGGACGCCGACACCATCTATCTCGCAACGGACTTGGACCGCGAAGGGGAAGCCATTGCCTGGCACCTGCGCGAAGCCATCGGTGGGGATGACAGCCGCTACAAGCGCGTGGTGTTCAACGAAATCACCAAGAAGGCGATCCAGGAAGCCTTCTCCCAGCCAGGCGAGCTGGATATCGACCGGGTCAACGCCCAGCAAGCACGGCGCTTCCTCGACCGCGTAGTGGGCTACATGGTCTCGCCGCTGCTGTGGTCGAAGATCGCCCGTGGCCTGTCGGCCGGCCGTGTCCAGTCGGTTGCCGTGAAGCTGGTGGTGGAGCGTGAGCGCGAGATTCGTGCGTTCAACCCCGAAGAGTACTGGGAAGTCCACGCTGACCTCGGCACCGCCAAGGGCGCCAACGTGCGTTTTGAAGTGGCCCGTGAAAACGGTGAAGCCTTCAAGCCGCTCAACGAAGCCCAGGCCATGGCGGCCCTGGAAAAGCTCAAGTCGTCCAGCTACACCATTGCCAAGCGTGAAGACAAGCCGACCAGCAGCAAGCCGTCGGCCCCGTTCATCACCTCCACCCTGCAGCAGGCCGCCAGTAACCGCCTGGGCTTCGGTGTGAAGAAAACCATGATGATGGCCCAGCGTCTGTACGAAGCCGGCTACATCACTTATATGCGTACCGACTCGACCAACCTCTCGGCCGATGCCGTGGCGATGGCGCGCACTTATATCGAAGGCGAGTTCGGCGGCAAGTACCTGCCGGAAACTCCGAATGTCTACAGCAGCAAGGAAGGCGCCCAGGAGGCTCACGAAGCGATTCGTCCTTCCGACGTGAATACCGATCCAAGCAAGCTGTCGGGCATGGAACGTGATGCTGAGCGTCTCTACGAGCTGATCTGGCGCCAATTCGTCGCCTGCCAGATGCTGCCGGCCAAATACCTGTCGACCACCGTCAGCGTCGCTGCCAGTGGCTTCGAGCTGCGTGCCAAGGGCCGTATCCTGAAGTTCGACGGCTATACCCGCGTGATGCCGCAAATGGCCAAGCCGGGCGACGATGATGTGCTGCCGGACATGGCCCAGGGCGATGTGCTGAAGCTGATCAAGCTTGATCCCAGCCAGCACTTCACCAAGCCGCCGGCGCGCTACTCGGAAGCGAGCCTGGTCAAGGAAATGGAAAAACGCGGTATCGGTCGTCCGTCGACCTATGCGGCAATCATTTCGACCATCCAGGACCGTGGCTACGTCGCGCTGCACAACCGTCGTTTCTATTCGGAAAAAATGGGTGACATCGTCACCGAGCGTCTGTCCGAGAGCTTCTCCAACCTCATGGACTACGGCTTTACCGCCGGCATGGAAGAGAACCTCGATGACGTCGCCCAGGGCGAGCGTGACTGGAAAAGCGTGCTGGACGAGTTCTACGGCGACTTCAAGAAGAAGCTCGAAGTGGCCGAGAGTCCGGAGCACGGCATGCGGGCCAACCAGCCGGTAATGACCGATATCCCGTGCGTGACCTGCGGTCGCCCGATGCAGATCCGTACCGCGTCGACCGGCGTGTTCCTCGGATGCTCGGGCTACAGCCTGCCGCCGAAAGAACGCTGCAAGGCCACCGTCAACCTGGTGCCGGGCGATGAAATCGCCGCGGACGACGAGGGCGAGTCGGAGTCCCTGGTGCTGCGTGGCAAGCACCGTTGCCCGATCTGCAGCACCGCGATGGATGCTTACCTGCTGGATGAGAAGCGCAAGCTGCACATCTGCGGGAACAACCCCGATTGCGATGGCTACGAGATCGAGCAGGGCAGCTACCGGATCAAGGGCTACGAAGGCCCTAGCCTGGAATGCGATAAGTGTGGCAGCGAAATGCAGCTCAAGACCGGCCGTTTCGGCAAGTTCTTCGGTTGCACCAACGCCACCTGCAAGAACACCCGCAAACTGCTGAAAAGCGGTGACGCAGCGCCGCCGAAGATGGACCCGGTGAAGATGCCCGAGCTCAAGTGCGAGAAGGTCAACGACACCTACATCCTGCGCGACGGTGCTTCCGGCCTGTTCCTGGCGGCCAGCCAGTTCCCGAAAAACCGCGAGACCCGTGCCCCGCTGGTGATCGAGATCGTGCCCCACAAGGACGAGATCGATCCCAAGTACCACTTCCTTTGTGAAGCGCCGAAGAAGGATCCGGATGGCCTGCCAGCCGTGATTCGCTACAGCCGCAAGACCAAGGAGCAGTACGTGCAGACTGAAGTCGAGGGCAAGCCTACCGGTTGGAAGGCCTTCTACGACGGCGGCAAATGGGTGGTTGAAGACAAGCGCGTAGCCAAGTAA
- a CDS encoding DUF1653 domain-containing protein: MPIQPGLYQHYKGPQYRVFNVARHSETEEEVVFYQALYGDYGFWVRPLSMFLESVEVDGEQVPRFALVQAEPSLFSRP; encoded by the coding sequence ATGCCGATCCAACCCGGGCTCTACCAGCATTACAAAGGTCCGCAGTACCGTGTTTTCAACGTTGCACGGCACTCCGAAACCGAAGAAGAAGTGGTCTTCTACCAAGCCCTGTATGGCGATTACGGCTTTTGGGTGCGCCCTTTGAGCATGTTCCTGGAGTCGGTCGAAGTTGACGGCGAGCAGGTCCCGCGCTTTGCTTTGGTGCAGGCCGAACCCAGCCTTTTTTCCCGGCCATAA